The following coding sequences lie in one Flavobacteriales bacterium genomic window:
- the gldD gene encoding gliding motility lipoprotein GldD: MNSFRKITVVFFAILLFSCESESFTPKPKGYFRIDLPEKNYESATLDCPFTFEKPTYSVIKMVEQADKPCWFNLDFNTLNASLYFSYNQIENNIDKYLEDSRTLAFKHSVKATDIEQIIINYPQKKVYGLIYDIKGNAASEFQFHLTDSLNHFLVGSLYFNTPPNQDSIQPVLDFVKQDIEHLFSTFEWK, encoded by the coding sequence ATGAACTCTTTCAGAAAAATAACTGTTGTATTTTTTGCTATCCTTCTCTTTTCTTGTGAAAGCGAGTCCTTTACACCAAAACCTAAAGGTTATTTTAGGATTGATTTACCAGAAAAAAATTACGAATCCGCAACTTTAGATTGCCCTTTTACTTTTGAAAAACCAACCTATTCTGTGATAAAAATGGTTGAACAAGCTGACAAACCTTGTTGGTTTAATTTAGATTTTAACACATTAAATGCTAGTTTGTATTTTAGTTACAATCAAATTGAGAACAACATTGATAAATATTTAGAAGATTCTAGAACATTAGCTTTTAAACATTCCGTAAAAGCAACCGATATTGAGCAAATTATTATCAATTACCCTCAAAAAAAAGTGTACGGTTTAATTTACGATATTAAAGGCAATGCTGCTTCAGAGTTTCAATTTCATTTAACCGATAGTCTTAATCATTTTTTGGTTGGTTCGTTATACTTTAACACTCCTCCAAATCAAGATTCTATACAACCCGTTTTAGATTTTGTTAAACAAGATATTGAACACTTGTTTTCTACATTTGAGTGGAAGTAA